The proteins below come from a single Triticum aestivum cultivar Chinese Spring chromosome 5D, IWGSC CS RefSeq v2.1, whole genome shotgun sequence genomic window:
- the LOC123126074 gene encoding uncharacterized protein translates to MRIRRSASRLLGSAASASCTEAPRFEPPPPPAPAPARESGAGFLGPKTSSGGEPCCELSRSPWDLMAQLDLSDPQVEKLFVETCFMSVSWRGSWLFPASITMPAGSIREEEDLAVDMVDGVILKLHKAVEKMDSKLKPYKGVKVNKGVWRCRKNDGKRWCCRRPASKPNSYCSYHSDQKLSVGDKPRRKRPDIDLGEGFYYYAGFGPGTKRRRTSSSGSVPEPPLPAEPLKEEAPDEMQLDFSAGQVQAANESDHQVVLAPSAHIVDEPGTAGMADCDKESSGDGMPELPVPAKPPKEEAQSEMQLNFSAGQEQADDSNHQEAPASVRVVDKPTGNDGTTGIAGWDEESSDDEALGCNGEQPCDITKRKGPFKKRWRKPVKARSLKSLMMS, encoded by the exons ATGCGGATCCGCAGGTCCGCCTCCCGCCTGCTTGGCTCTGCCGCATCCGCCTCCTGCACGGAGGCCCCCCGATTCGAGCCGCCCCCGCCgccagccccagccccagcccgCGAATCCGGCGCCGGGTTCCTGGGGCCGAAGACCTCCTCCGGCGGGGAGCCCTGCTGCGAGCTCAGCCGGTCGCCGTGGGACCTCATGGCCCAGCTCGACCTCTCGGATCCCCAG GTGGAGAAGCTCTTCGTGGAGACTTGCTTCATGAGTGTTTCCTGGCGAGGTAGCTGGCTCTTCCCAGCAAGCATCACCATGCCTGCCGGCTCCATCAGGGAGGAGGAAGACTTGGCCGTAGATATGGTTGACGGGGTCATCTTGAAACTGCACAAAGCTGTGGAAAAGATGGATAGCAAGCTGAAGCCATATAAGGGGGTCAAAGTGAACAAAGGAGTGTGGAGGTGCCGGAAGAATGACGGCAAGAGGTGGTGCTGCCGGCGGCCCGCGAGTAAGCCTAACTCATACTGCTCGTACCACTCGGATCAGAAGCTCTCCGTCGGCGACAAGCCACGTAGGAAGAGGCCCGACATCGACCTGGGCGAGGGGTTCTACTACTATGCGGGGTTTGGCCCCGGCACCAAGAGGCGCCGCACGTCAAGCAGCGGCAGCGTGCCGGAACCTCCACTGCCTGCTGAACCACTGAAAGAGGAGGCACCAGACGAGATGCAACTTGATTTTAGTGCAGGTCAGGTGCAGGCAGCGAATGAATCAGACCATCAAGTGGTGCTTGCTCCATCAGCACACATCGTCGACGAGCCTGGCACCGCTGGGATGGCGGACTGTGACAAGGAGAGCAGTGGTGATGGCATGCCGGAACTTCCAGTGCCTGCTAAACCACCAAAAGAGGAGGCACAGTCCGAAATGCAACTTAATTTTAGTGCAGGTCAGGAACAAGCTGATGACTCAAACCATCAAGAAGCACCGGCATCAGTACGTGTGGTCGACAAGCCTACAGGCAACGATGGCACCACTGGGATCGCAGGCTGGGACGAGGAGAGCAGCGATGACGAAGCGCTTGGCTGCAATGGCGAACAACCCTGCGACATCACCAAGCGGAAGGGCCCCTTCAAGAAGAGGTGGAGGAAGCCTGTGAAAGCCAGGTCACTCAAGTCACTGATGATGTCGTAG